From Slackia heliotrinireducens DSM 20476:
GCGCCGTGGCGGTACCAGGACGCGTAGCTGATGTCCGGGCACTCGTCCGGAGTCCATACGGCGTAGCACTGCGCCCAGGCAACGTCCCCCATGCGGTCGGCGGCTATCTGAAGGTTGTTGCTGACGAGCGTGCCCGCGCCCCGGCCGTCACGGTATTCGCCCAGGCCGTGCATGCACAGTTCGTCCACGGTGTCGCAATGCATGTCCAGCATGCGTATGGAAGGCACCGGTGCCGATGCGGACTGCGCCTTCGAAGCGGCATCTGAGGCAAATGCGTCCTCAAACAGGCTGCTTCCGTCGTTTGCGGAAGCAGGTTCGGGGCGGGCCCCCGCCTTCGAAACCGTCTCCGCCTCGGGCTGCGATGCGCATGCCGCCAACGGCATGGCGCCCATCGCAACGGCACCCATGCCTACCGCAGTGGTTTCGATCATCTTCCTGCGAGTCATCATGAACCGCGCCTCCGCTCGAATCGTTTTTGTGTACCGCCTGCAAGTCTAGCGCAAAACATGGCACAATGGGTGCCGCCGCACTTGGATTGGAAGGAGCGCCGTGCCGGATGTGGAACTGCATAGGGAGCCCGAAGGGCTCACGCTCGTCGGCGACGGCATGTCGTTGCGGGGCGATTTCACGCGGCTGCTCCCCCGTCTTAAACCCGGCACCGTGCAACGCGAGCTGCTGGTCAAAGCTGCAAAGGTGAAAGGCGTGGACGCTCCTGTGGCCGTGGACGCCACCGCTGGACTCGGCGAGGATTCGCTTTTGCTGGCCGCCGCGGGGTTCACAGTATATATGTATGAGAGGGACGAGGTCATTTTCGCCCTGCTGGAAGACGCCTTGGACCGCGCCGCGCAGGTGCCGCAGTTGGCCGACATCGTCCGCCGCATGCACCTGACCCAAGGCGATAGCGTGCAGGCTCTTGCCCACCTGGATTTTCTGCCGGACGTCGTCGTGTTGGACCCCATGTTTCCCATGCGGCAGAAAAGCGCTGTCAGCAAGAAGAAGATGCAGCTGTTCCAGATGCTCGAGGCGCCCTGCACCGATGAGGAGGCCCTGCTCCAGGCGGCAATCGATGCGAATCCGCGCAAGATCGTCGTGAAACGCCCGCCGAAGGGCCCGTACCTGGCAGGCCGCAAACCCAGCCATTCGGTTGCCGGCAAGGCCGTCCGCTTCGACGTCATCTCGCTGCCCCGAATGTGAGGAAACGCGTTGCGCCGCCACCCGCCCGCCGCCTCGCCCATGAGGCGAGCGCCGATTGGTATACAATGGTGCGCGCAAAACACCGAGCCGAAACAGAGGATCCATGGAAGAGCTTATCGACATCTACACCGAAGACCGCGTCAACACCGGCGTCTCCATACCCCGCGAGGGCGCGTTTTTGAAGGAAGGCCAGTTCATGCTGTACGTTCTGGCCATTCTGGAAAACCAGGAGGGAAAGATCCTCATCACGCAGCGCTCGTTGGACAAACACTGGGCGGCAGGCTGGTGGGAAGTCACCGGCGGCGGCGTGCTTTCGGGCGAAACGCCCCACGACGCCGTGACCCGCGAAGTTGGCGAAGAGACCGGTCTAGACGTTTCCGACCAGGACATCAGCCCCGTGTACAGCTACAAGAACGTGGATCTGGCCCGCGGCGACAACTACATCGTGGACATCTACCACTTCCATCTAGATTTCACGCGCGACGACGTGTCCCTTCAGAAGGAAGAGGCCGTGGACTGCATGCTCGCGACCTGGGATGACATCTGCGCCATCCATAATCGCGGCGAGTTTCTGCATTTCAGCCGGCTGCAGCAGGCCCTTTCGGCCGAAGGCATCCTGTAGCTTTCGGCAATCCTCCCACAACGACAGACTCCCGAGCGCCAGCCATCCTGCAGGCTACGGCGTTGGCGGTTCGAACCGCCACACCGTATAGTGCTGCGGGCTCTCGTAGGCCGCGATGCCCGCATGTGTGCGAATTCGGCCTTCCGCCAACCGCTGCCAGCCGGGTCGTCCCAGGTAGGAATAGGTTTCCCCGTTGTCGGACATATGGATGACGGTCACGGCGCCGGTCGCTTCGCGCTCCACCTTGGGAATGAACCGCTCCAGCACGAAGGTGTCGAAGGGGTTGAACAGGTAAAAATCCGTGTAGTCTGCAAACGGCAGGTCCAGCACGTCGCCTTCGACCACGTCGACGCTCGGGAAACGAGACGTCCACGCACGGCAGCGCCGGGCCAGATTTGCATCAAGCTCGACGCCGGTCGCCCTGCCGGGAAACCCCTGTTCAAGAAAGTATGCCAGCACGCGGCCCGACCCGCACCCCACATCCAGCAGATGGCTTTCCTCTGAAAACGCAACGTGCGCGAACAGCTCTTCCAGCACGAAGTAGAACGTAGGCGTCGGGTCATGGGCGCCCTTATCCGCGTGGCTGGTCGGCTGCCACGCGGACAGGGATAGCCCGCACACGGCGATGTCGCGGGCCGCGTCCGCCGCAATCAGGTCTTGTTTGGTTGCAGGCTTAGGCATCGCTTACGCGCGCTCGGGCATATCGCCCGCCTCGTAGGCTTCGGCCAAGCGAGTCAGTGCATCGATCTTGTCGCGCAGTACCAGGCCGTATTCGGTATCGCCCACGTGTAGCGGGGATTCGTTTTCGGCAAGCGTACGCCATTTCGGCACGATGTCCAGGTTGCGCTCGATGGCGGCCTGCTGCGACTCCAGCGGTTCCAGATAGCCCAGACGCAACCCGTTCGCATCGTTGACCAGGGCAAACCCGGCAATGCCCGTAGCGGACTGATACGCACGCGAGAAGCCGCCGTCGATGATCATGGCCTTCCCGCCGCATTTCACGGGATCTTCGCCGTCCTTCACCTTCACCGGCACATGCCCGCTCACGATGCGCGAGACGGCCGGATCCATGCCGAAGTCCTCGAAGATGCCCGCCAGCACCTGCTCGTCCTCGAGCAGCGAGTAGTACGGGTTCTTGACCTCCTTGCGGGCGGCTTTGTCGGCGATCATGTAAATCTCGAAGGTGGCCATCTTGCTCTTCGCGAACAGGGGCGAGCCTTGGCCGAGCCACATGTACCAAATCATGTCGCGGCCGACCTTGCGCTTGGCAGGGTCAGGGTCGTCGAATGCTTGGCGGGTGTAGCGCTCCATGGCGTCGAACAGCGAACGGCCCTTGTACGTTTCGCCGAGCACGGTGACTTCCTTCAGAGAGCCGTCGGCGTTCAGCGGAACGCACGCGTGGTACAGCAGAAAGTCGCCGCAGATTTTGTAGAAGCTGCCCGCATCCAGGAAGAAACGGATGTGGCGCTGGAGCTTCTCGCAGTTCATGAAGGCCTGCTCGAGGTAATCCATCACGGCCGATTCCTCATCCGACAGGCGGTACGGGTCGTCCCAGTCCACCGTCGGGAACACCATGTCCTGGACCTCGTATTCCACACCGTCCACCACCACCGTGCCGCGCTCGCGGTCGATAAGGTGCAGCAGGTTGCGGTCGTCCAGACCGAAGGACGGGTTCTCGGCGATAAGCTTGGCCTCCACCTTGAACTGGATGTATGCGATGGCCTTCTGGATCTTCGACCAACGGGCCAGCTCCTCGGGCGTGAAATCGCCCTTGATCTTCGGCGCGAAGCCCACGCAGGGGTCGTCCTTGTAGGTTTCCAACGCGAAGTCCACCAGGGGTTTCATGCTGATGCCGTAGGAATCCTCCAGAATGGGGAAATTGCCGTAGCGTGCGCAGATGCGCACAACGTTGGCCACGCAGCCCCGCTGGCCCAAAGCGGCGCCCATCCACAGGACGTCGTGGTTGCCCCACTGGATGTCGATGGAGTGGTAGCCCATCATCATGTCCATGATGAGTTCCGGCGACGGCCCGCGGTCGTACACGTCGCCCACCATATGCAAATGCGAAATCGACAGGCGCTGGATCAACGTGCCCACGGCCTCCACGATACCCGCCGGGTCGCCCGCCCTAAGAGCAGGTTCAGCATCGCCCGCAAGCAGGGCCCCGATCGTGTCGGCTGCACCTTCGGGCATCTCGCGACGAAGCGCCTCGGGGCGTCCTTCGGCAACGGCTTGCAGCACAGCCGCCAGCTGCGGCAACACCTTGCCCAGCCAGGTTGTCTGGTCTTCTGGCTGGGACAGGAGCAGCTCCGCCTTCTCGCGGGGATAGTACACGAGCGTTGCCAGTTCGGCCCGCTCCTCTTCGGTCAGCTCGTCGGCGAACAGACTGTCGATCGTCTGGCGGATGGAGCCGCAGCCGCTACGCAGGATGTGGTCGAACGCGTTGTATTCGCCATGCACGTCGGATGCGAAAACCACCGCGCCCTTGAGGTCGGCCAGCTGCCGGGCGCTAGCTTCCGCCTCTGCGCGAGCGGCCTGCGCGGTCGGATACGTTTCGCTCAAGTGTTCAAGGGTTTGCATGTCAATCGTGGTCATACGAGGCCTCCTCGAAATGCTTCGTTGGTACCCCTGCATTGTATCAATCCTGGCGGGCGTTTCGCATCATTTGCACCTATAGGTGCTCTAACCCTCGGCATAGTGCGGACCGCGACATGCCGGCAACAGAGGATTCAGGCCGATGCAGGGCCGTTTGCCCTTGCGCAGGCCCAGAAGAGAAGCGCCGATGCCCTGCCGTGCAACGATATTTCGATTCGTGGAGCACTTGAGGGGGATAATCCGCGCGAAAGGCCTTCCGCGGCCATCTTCTGAATGCTCGGTTCAACACGTTATGCCACATTTTTAGTTTTTCTGTTGCATATATCTATACACCTCTCCCCCAAATCGACGTTCAAACGCATTTGGTAAGAAGTTTTACGCGGATTATCCCCCTCAAGCGCTCCACTGGGCCGATTTTCGTTGCACGAGGCCCAGACCGCTCCACCTTTAGCCAATCCCGAAGCGTAACCGTTGCCGTGGCGATCCCTGCACGCCCAGGATCGACGGAATCGCGGCAATGCTTTGGGATGCAGGACAAGCGCCGCCGCCCAACGCCTTGCACGCTCGACAAACAACAAAAAGGCGCAGACCGAACGACCTGCGCCTTTACCGTACATATGCTGGGTTGCCGCTACGACTCGTTGGACTTCCAGGACTCGTCCACGGCACTCCTGTCGCTGCCGATGGAATGGATCTTATCGTCATCGGTGATGCCGTCCTGCTGGCGGATGAGCTTGCGCTTGATCTTGCCGCCGACAGTCTTGGGCAGCTCGTCCACG
This genomic window contains:
- a CDS encoding class I SAM-dependent methyltransferase, coding for MPKPATKQDLIAADAARDIAVCGLSLSAWQPTSHADKGAHDPTPTFYFVLEELFAHVAFSEESHLLDVGCGSGRVLAYFLEQGFPGRATGVELDANLARRCRAWTSRFPSVDVVEGDVLDLPFADYTDFYLFNPFDTFVLERFIPKVEREATGAVTVIHMSDNGETYSYLGRPGWQRLAEGRIRTHAGIAAYESPQHYTVWRFEPPTP
- a CDS encoding NUDIX hydrolase, whose translation is MEELIDIYTEDRVNTGVSIPREGAFLKEGQFMLYVLAILENQEGKILITQRSLDKHWAAGWWEVTGGGVLSGETPHDAVTREVGEETGLDVSDQDISPVYSYKNVDLARGDNYIVDIYHFHLDFTRDDVSLQKEEAVDCMLATWDDICAIHNRGEFLHFSRLQQALSAEGIL
- a CDS encoding fructose-bisphosphatase class III, whose product is MTTIDMQTLEHLSETYPTAQAARAEAEASARQLADLKGAVVFASDVHGEYNAFDHILRSGCGSIRQTIDSLFADELTEEERAELATLVYYPREKAELLLSQPEDQTTWLGKVLPQLAAVLQAVAEGRPEALRREMPEGAADTIGALLAGDAEPALRAGDPAGIVEAVGTLIQRLSISHLHMVGDVYDRGPSPELIMDMMMGYHSIDIQWGNHDVLWMGAALGQRGCVANVVRICARYGNFPILEDSYGISMKPLVDFALETYKDDPCVGFAPKIKGDFTPEELARWSKIQKAIAYIQFKVEAKLIAENPSFGLDDRNLLHLIDRERGTVVVDGVEYEVQDMVFPTVDWDDPYRLSDEESAVMDYLEQAFMNCEKLQRHIRFFLDAGSFYKICGDFLLYHACVPLNADGSLKEVTVLGETYKGRSLFDAMERYTRQAFDDPDPAKRKVGRDMIWYMWLGQGSPLFAKSKMATFEIYMIADKAARKEVKNPYYSLLEDEQVLAGIFEDFGMDPAVSRIVSGHVPVKVKDGEDPVKCGGKAMIIDGGFSRAYQSATGIAGFALVNDANGLRLGYLEPLESQQAAIERNLDIVPKWRTLAENESPLHVGDTEYGLVLRDKIDALTRLAEAYEAGDMPERA
- a CDS encoding class I SAM-dependent methyltransferase, translating into MPDVELHREPEGLTLVGDGMSLRGDFTRLLPRLKPGTVQRELLVKAAKVKGVDAPVAVDATAGLGEDSLLLAAAGFTVYMYERDEVIFALLEDALDRAAQVPQLADIVRRMHLTQGDSVQALAHLDFLPDVVVLDPMFPMRQKSAVSKKKMQLFQMLEAPCTDEEALLQAAIDANPRKIVVKRPPKGPYLAGRKPSHSVAGKAVRFDVISLPRM